A window of Bactrocera dorsalis isolate Fly_Bdor chromosome 4, ASM2337382v1, whole genome shotgun sequence genomic DNA:
CTTTACGAAAGTTCAACAAAACGGTTAAAAATGAACGCACTTTGTAAGTTAAAGCCTGTTAAACCCTGTAACACAATTAATCTTAGATCATATCCtaagcgcatacatacatacatagtataacGTTTTCTTTGTCAGTACTTACTAAAGAGGAACTTAGCAGCTAGTGTCGTAAATTGGCTTGTACTTGAAAATAATGTTGAACATTTTaacgtaaaatttttgttattttcgtattttaccTGAATTTTCATACtcaaaatgctttaaaaacaaaaccaaatgaCTTTTAGTTTCCTAAGTTTTCTATGCATACAACTTTTTCTcgttaaatttacaaaatttagtgTTCTAGAGGccagtattttaattttactttgctGACTGTGGACATTTTCGCTCCCATTCCtgtttaaattctttaatttagcGCGCGAAACCAACAAATTTTCGACTTACTTATCACTTTCATGCATTACCACGCATGCACTCGTCTCCTTACCTCCCTCACTCCCAGCACTTCATTAAATTAAGCTTTGTCAAGTTATATTTACACGCCCATCAAACGCAACGTTGCATTTTATCACTTAGCTGTAGTTGTTGTATTGGCAATTTAACAATTTCCCGTTATACATACACGCACAACGATCgtcgcacacgcacacacatacgcgaTTCTTAGGATAACCACAAGCAAGCTCTACGCGTCTCTTACACGTTTCCGTTTCCCTCGCACATTCGCCGCTTACATATAACTGTTGCTTGTTTGTTATCCTAGATCACGCACAATTTCGATTTTGTCGCACATTTCGGAATCGGGTATGGTGGTGAAGTGTGTGCGATCGCTGCGAAATGTATTGCGTTCGTTCGAACTCGTCTTAATCGAGCGCTCTGAGGGCGTCTCCGTGCCGCCCAGTTGTATGCGCTTCTGCAATGCTGACACAAAGTTCTGCAATGAGCTGGTTAGTGGCTTCTAAGTGCATATAGTTGTTTGTTTTTACGAACCTGTGAAATAATGTCGCCGCGCGCCGTGCGCACCTGATACAAATAGCGGTATTTGCGTTGACTGGCTTCTTCGCGCGTTTCGCGCGGTCGTCCGCTCATGCGATTCGTCGGCAAGCCGCCGGCACCGCAGCGTGCCATTTGGTGGTGATGCCGCAGGTAGACGCGTTTGCGATGATCCACACGCCAGGCCGTGATGAAACACTGCACCATTATGCTGATGATGATTGCCACCGGCCAGGAGCATATCAAAATGCCGCCGTAACAAGGCGGTGGTAGCGGATTCGGTTTCatatttaaaatcttaaatGTTATTAACAGTgcaagttgttgttatttagttCTTGTCTTGTAGTTtgacttaataaaatttaatatttactgcAAGTAACGGTCATTAGCGCCAACACTTACCCAATTTATCGTGTCTAGGTTGTGCATGAAAAAATCGATAGCGGTAATAATCATCGCGCTGCCAACGATGCTCGAAGTCAGTATGGTCACATATTTGGCGCAGCAGAACGTCAGCACCGAGCAAATGACGGCGCCACCCGCGATAGCCACATAAATTTCGCGATACTAcaataatttgcaaaaagtatttgtttttattgttttatcatATGTATGTTCTGGTTTGATACTCACGCCAAAGTCATTGTCTGGCATTGTGGCCACGCACACGGCCATCGCTGCGCCAGCGACCAATGCGCCCGCGAATGCGCTAATCAGTATCGATGCTACCGGGTATGTCGAACCGATCACGGCACCCAGCAAGCCCGCCACGATCGCTAGTGCCGAATCGGTTGGTTTGCCGAGCAGCGTTACATGAAAGTCCTGTAACATGAAAATGGCGTTGGCACCGACCATCAGACCGCTTAAGAAACCCACCGCGCGCAGACAGCGGTAGCCTGTGAATTGAAAGGAAATAAAGGAAGGTCTCTTAAATCCATGGAAGAATAAacagaaaaacagttttgaGGGAAAATCCGGTAAGTCTaaacttttttcgatttttagaTATTCTACAATATGCAATCTTATAGAAGCTTTTAGGAGAAAATgtccaatatataatatgatattCGCGCATAGCATTTagtaattctaatttttatgtGAGAGGGTTTGAATCTTCACAATTAAGTAAAAACGGGTAATTTAGGGAAAAACGTAATATTTCACAAATCGCCCGCTACAATTGGTTGCATTGTGTCGACCTAGAGCTAGTACTCTAGATCATATGCCGCTTTTGATGTCCCATTTTAAACCGAAAGGCATTTGTCAAAAGTTTTGCGTCGATGCAGccctgccagcgcgatttcccagcattgaaggcgtcacggaaggcattcctCGGAATAGCTgagatgcatgctgcttggatcccctctgtcgtctcaaaaagCTTGCCTTTTATCGGCCTTTTCAGACAAGGAAAAAAATGGCCGGggtcacatctgggctgtagggcggctgcggaagcgttggcatgccggccttggttaggtaactgttcacaagaaagacaCTCTGAagcggggcgttgtcgtggtgcaacttccggCTGTGATGTCTTTTCGGACATCACATCACACACCACTTCTTCCTAAAACAGTAtttgggtaagcctgcttgatcatatcgtatcgcgtacctctgctctaacgaacgttGCATTTTCAGCTtgtaccactcacagaaacacgtcgcgcgaaaatgtttgtcttgaCTCTCCAGGGGCtcagagacaactgaccagccgtcgttcgttagctaggaacgccctctaccgaatccagtctgTCCGCGCACGcttcgaagtacagtcgcgtCGAAAGAAATCAGtcatattactttccggacaaacatATATCACATATGCTCACCCAGGTCCAGTATCCTGAATAATTCAATGAGCCTGCTGGGCGctactgaggtgatgtgatcccgaTCCATGTAGATGGAACCTTAATCATGCTTCTGCAAATTCCTGGACAATCCAGAATCAGCTGTACTGGGGTTTTCTGTtccatgtcgcagaaccggcagtttgccCTAGAGGCTATGTCCATGTTGGACAAGCTTCCTGAGACTGCAGTGCCCAGTGTAAAGCGCGACAAGGAGGCGGAATTTGTCACGAGGCAGGTTGATTTCTATTAGTACCAACGAGTATGTAGATGTCTAGAGTTTTCTTTGTCTTTGTTGAGAAAGTCAGTTGGAAAAACATTTGTCTTTTTCGAATTGCTTTCAACGCAATCTGGGAACAGTTGCTTAATTACTTACCGAGCAGCGCGTAAACAATACCAAACACCGCCGTAATTGTCCACAGCAGCGCGGCCACAGTGtccggtgttgttgttgtgcatgaTGGGCTCTCTAGAATGCCCtacaaaaatgagaaaaataaaaaagtatttaagaaaccattaaaattttaatatcgtgataaatatatttatatatgtatgtatgtgtgtgcaatcCATTTGTGGCGCCAACCGAACGACTTCGTAATTGAAAACTGAAATCAATCAGCACGACACGAAATCAATATGCTCGAATGCAATTGCAAACTTATCCACTTCATCGCACTGTTTTCAACCAAAAAGtcggaaatgtaaacaaaaacaaagattggtgttaataaaattgttgtatgCGCAGGCGAAAGTGCGCCAACTTAGTACGCTGGCAAACCGCTTGCCAAGTAACGGTGCTTGAAAGCGGTGTGGGCGGCGGATGACATAAGTGGCATGAATTTGTATACCCactgtatttatgtatgcgaGCGCTAAGAAGTGCGTCATAACCGCATTTGAATGCATTCACAACagcgaaaaaacaacaacaatcgcaaTAATACTATAACAGTCCGCAGATGACTGCTGGCGACGAGAAAATTGGCGGCGGTGGCAACAACAGGCGACAActtacacttacacacacacatacacatacatacatgtgtaaataGAACACACAAAAAGTGGGTCAATTCCTATGGCAGTAGTCATAGAGCAGTTGAAGCATTGCTGCTGCCGCCTGCCACAAACAGGTCGGCGGAGGACACTCGAATTTTGCAATCAAGCAACGCCAGTGGCAACACTCAACGCTGTGGTTTGCTGCAACGCGCACGGCGAACATtgtaaacaacaaatacatatgttggAGTGcttaaactacaacaaaaatcaacacattaatgcattttttactttttacaagTGAAAAATCAACAATGAGCGCAGCTAAAACATAAGACCGCCGCTGGCAGAGCGCACAAATGGAGCACTAATAAGCGCCGCTAAAGCAAAAGTAATAATTGCAGCatcgaaattttgtacacaAGCCACAGTCAAATTTAAGATAAAACGAATTGAGAATCCGTAACTATTTCCGTATTATCCTTTTTCGATAAATCTGCCGCTTTTATAGACTAAGTTTCAATTTGCTCTAGTAAAGAAGTGGACAATCCGTAGTAGCGGCGTTCACATCGTAAAATAAAGAATAGAAATGTTAATTAGAATATTcattaattcgctgaactatgtcaatgccgtcgtatatttcatacagctcatcgttctatcaaatgcgatatttgccgtggccaacgtgcaaaggaccataaatcttttgtagaacttttctctcgaaaactcgcaacgtcgatttatcagttgttgtcattattcaagcctctgcaccatatagcaggacggaaataatgagtgactcaTAGAGTTGTGTTTTCGTTCGTCAAGAgacgactttacttctcaattgcctaccaggtccgaagtagcacctattgacAAGAGTTAATGTTGgtaaaaactgaggaactaacTCACGTATATAAAGACAGACAGgtttttatgagaaaattttatacgttagaaatatatttgaaaggtTTCCGTTATTGAAGAGTTTTTTCATAGTTTTATCAACGGGTATGTGATTCCTagtacacaaatttaattaaaattagtctacttttaggcgctaaGCCATATAAAAGGCTTTAATACTATCAGAAACTGTTATTTTgggtattacatatgtacatttttacgCATAGGCTTCATTTTGCATGAAATTGATAACCTCCTGCGACTTCGAAGCACCCACTGCTTGTTTAGAAGACAGGAaagtaaaatgaagaaaaaaatcgataatttcGAGCATTGCGCTTTGTATACCATGCATACATTGTACTTGCAAATGTTTGCGTGCATGTGTATATGACATGAATTTTTCGGCAAGTAAATTCACTTTTCAGCATGTTTAGCAAACACAATAGCACTAGCAGTAAGAATGCAAAAAACTAGTACAAAGCAAACAAtgtgcaaaaaatgcaaaatgttttGAAGAAGCCGTTGCGAGCACCCACAATAGCAGCCGGGGCAGGCGGTGTAATGAAGTGAAAACCTACCAGTGCGCCCAATTCTGTGGCTCATTTATCACTTTCACAGTTCATGACAATTTTGACCAAATTTGCCTTTGCCCATTCTTCTTCTACTCTCTACCTATTTGCATTTTTCGCACTTTTGTGGCTTTTGCGGCTTCGGGCCTTtgcaaaacacataaaaaagtCCTTGCGGTTTGCATTAGACAGACGTCAGTCCGACCTCAATGCGGAAATACTCATCTGAGAGAATTATAACTTGGAGTGTGGGTATTTACTACCACTTAAGTTATGCGACTGCACTTAACCTGGCTTACAGAGTTGCGAATACAATTTTCAGGTAATTTTCAAGAGTGCTTCGATAAATTGTAGAAGGACAATCGCAATTAACGGAAAGAACAGAGTTTGCTTAATATTCTAGACTTCGCCTGGGCTTGAATTGGGCCCTATCATTTACTGCGAAGAGTTCATGCACTTATCATACTCGGCTTCGTCGCTCGATACTATGGAGTCTGATTTTAATAGCGCGCGgttagcaaaaacaaataataatctaTTATAAGATAGATTCTATTCGTGGTAGAAACTTCGTTAGATCAGCAGCATTTCAATCATAAGCTGGAGTTGAGGTTAAATCAGATTATCGATATGCTAAACTGATTCAGCTTGTGGTGCTAGCTGAACTATTTGCTTAAAAGTAACTCATCAAATGTAGAAACCACTTGGAATTCGTGGGCTCTACATAGATTCTTTACCATGAAGTTATATAAAGCTAGCGTTTCTGTCCTCTGGACATGGGGTAGACTGTTTCCTAATCAATGTGTTATATAGTACAGACTGTGCCAGAAATTTACTTTCTGCTCTTCAGAACCGATTACttctaatatatttattcatgtCAGC
This region includes:
- the LOC105232217 gene encoding transmembrane protein 198 — its product is MHSVNVYESEDERRHGHDDTRELQNLDWPFLIKGILESPSCTTTTPDTVAALLWTITAVFGIVYALLGYRCLRAVGFLSGLMVGANAIFMLQDFHVTLLGKPTDSALAIVAGLLGAVIGSTYPVASILISAFAGALVAGAAMAVCVATMPDNDFGYREIYVAIAGGAVICSVLTFCCAKYVTILTSSIVGSAMIITAIDFFMHNLDTINWILNMKPNPLPPPCYGGILICSWPVAIIISIMVQCFITAWRVDHRKRVYLRHHHQMARCGAGGLPTNRMSGRPRETREEASQRKYRYLYQVRTARGDIISQNFVSALQKRIQLGGTETPSERSIKTSSNERNTFRSDRTHFTTIPDSEMCDKIEIVRDLG